One stretch of Prunus persica cultivar Lovell chromosome G1, Prunus_persica_NCBIv2, whole genome shotgun sequence DNA includes these proteins:
- the LOC18791475 gene encoding uncharacterized protein LOC18791475 isoform X2: protein MMENSWKTKCSSTLQSSALSMASSSSQEHRNRMETNTGYYSYPHGSQDLRPTMIGRLQDPLLASKLYSGSHRSEHANLGNSFLALLSGSSSVFQCDFQELSNPKPISTSCKILPDSNNFIVNGIGSAIPVTSSGVLSENLNGQNLQSGADSCTKVSSRSVPSSSCASNSVLHDLQSSDLAKVVTRNMVLGSEKVKGSFSLSGEWHGVSPADTGKACGANIQTSKKLPVEGNFVISNQASSFMNGCPRVFCSTTSGYLLLSNTGLVGIVCSCHCLHMSVLKFCEHSGLYGVNPGHAVRMDNGETIAQWCKLYFLNSGIRVPGDRSEWDWPEGLSATAGLVKSSLSMPNMSNDLSHMVCSSGGSASSQQSLDGVALSKNLFTNQNLVVGAVENKQQRNIQDGNTIFLKGFTGTPQSNLHGMADNLILERPISMSKLVGSGLQDGGQSVSAYVESMKNGNSSIIYPAMKIGNSSITDPSLKDRRIMGKGSNFCRTVNAKDGAFRDAAISNIELRLGQPYQLGQSSGNSNPPAVGPLLLDTLVNPLKSLFPEQMIPNTNCREEMEFRQSLYFSAVPSASTKSDHKQLNRGNNAFVIGNAIDAARVEKSTSNLGQDSVISFLTNLNAPPEDNTRPKASKYICNVGEHAMQNTLHYEPQSAKYGIVNVPRNGSNSVERQLDMSQLGSYRLIDKDKGVSFVTDDSHLSKDLGFRNRKEMEISSSFNGLSGTSDPRFLTAHKNSCYSHQLSGVAPDGPDSRKYSNFPDKVLYFGNRGQVGHVNHRPLASSVGSGQTFPSRTVSKGIPLVSASISVSDQTPALSRENLIEVSTQLPDDNSRLLALREIMELSKQHHALPSLPMNRGKGIFDCSSYMQNSLVDTSASGKQERKLSLTSKNAVSEATIKSHQSGASCRIGSDEGFTSLTGVNTCCHFSTLKQGNALHSKEVDLKHQISFVPLCNEQPSLRSGKNIIEPSEHERCCHKVPYGYFRGSCSCAASINCLGRDFESRVGCFPDAFKEQMGTVNGEASMIFAPKFANNHIVPKDKTTSLDPRGQVNGKIPKNVCHASQWKDVPSKVKGVSDVTRVDRLANLFDARRRDREQLGDNYVNHFNGTVQMVDSSKEHEIYNTSSGGSAPAVTQASIEVNKMDSSTVDAGDIGCVSNLVVDEGSGVDKCWSSDDALESEKSAEFLTSTGNTSLRKGGSFKNLNHQSSCSLLDELKLLNSLTWLKGQNKLPAGLALHEKNEYPQNFERGLEDGKKKREMGSESYPTSGPYTVHEENPECNDNAQFPSCPSKSVKTLFPLRQSITHTFGTCVTQPSSKPRLPKTCLAKKLSRKRDLRRLYDDNDREVNDVNQTELNGGTDNCEISKVSGGNKCKRDFSSNGFRQFLTQESGHEGARKRKHNSVGLKSCSSQQVNICYRKARPIVCGKYGELANGNFDGDMPKPAKVVPLSRVLNSARRCTLPKNCNPKSTSMRELKKTSPNGAVVSSDVCHNDTGCGKINDTPMEKAKKECSVGDKKIRKELTKLEHLGDDQSEKEYSKLGGIAHAQLKLKSKEIRKRSIYELTDKGKDPSFESSSFSKISNCLPANKEGRLLKTAEDSKLGLCKLSSESSTLEHQCHSDLDSDAFCCVCGSSNKDDINNLLTCSQCSIKVHQACYGVSKLPKGHWCCRPCRTSSKDIVCVLCGYGGGAMTRALRSRTVVKSLLRAWNAETECMAKNKLSSVKTLQKDSRGLHCSGYGHQDNSSFFVLQRENGQPLVSAVCKRGMSYKFDVMHNSITVGLLDSATKQWVHMVCGLWTPGTRCPNVDTMSAFDVSGAHPRADGVCCICTRAGGSCIQCRVANCSAQFHPWCAHQKGLLQSEVEGVDNENIGFYGICDLHAIHPMCESNHDPVNTEAGCIEEEELTCARTEGYKGRKRDGFRHNYCDQSKGNGGCLVPQEQLNAWVHINGQKSSTQGLPKLPVSDIEHDCRKEYARYKQAKFWKHLVVYKSGIHALGLYTSRFISRSEMVVEYVGEIVGLRVADKRENEYQSGKKLQYKSACYFFRIDKEHIIDATCKGGIARFVNHSCVPNCVAKVISVRNEKKVVFFAERDIFPGEEITYDYHFNHEDEGKKIPCFCNSKNCRRYLN, encoded by the exons ATGATGGAGAACTCGTGGAAGACCAAATGTAGTTCGACATTGCAGTCATCGGCACTgtcaatggcttcctcttcatcCCAGGAGCATCGGAATCGG ATGGAGACCAATACAGGTTATTATTCTTATCCACATGGCTCACAAGATTTAAGACCCACAATGATTGGTAGGTTACAAGATCCCCTACTTGCCAGCAAGCTGTATTCAGGTTCCCACAGATCAGAACATGCCAATTTGGGAAATTCTTTTCTAGCTCTTCTATCTGGGTCATCATCGGTATTCCAGTGTGATTTCCAAGAATTATCAAATCCAAAACCTATTAGTACATCTTGTAAGATTCTGCCTGATAGTAATAATTTTATAGTGAATGGTATTGGAAGTGCCATTCCAGTGACATCCAGTGGGGTACTGTCAGAAAATCTTAATGGACAAAACCTGCAAAGTGGAGCAGACTCTTGTACTAAGGTTTCATCAAGGTCAGTGCCAAGTTCCAGTTGTGCGAGCAATTCTGTTTTGCACGATCTGCAGAGTTCAGACCTAGCCAAAGTAGTCACCCGTAACATGGTCCTGGGTAGTGAGAAAGTAAAGGGTTCTTTTTCCTTGAGTGGGGAATGGCATGGTGTTAGCCCTGCAGATACTGGGAAGGCTTGTGGAGCAAATattcaaacttcaaaaaaattgCCAGTGGAAGGAAACTTCGTTATATCTAACCAGGCATCAAGTTTTATGAATGGTTGCCCTCGTGTTTTTTGCTCGACTACTA gTGGTTATCTACTTCTCAGCAATACAGGACTTGTTGGTATTGTTTGCTCATGCCATTGTCTCCACATGTCTGTCTTGAAATTTTGCGAG CATTCAGGATTATATGGTGTCAACCCAGGGCATGCTGTTCGTATGGACAATGGAGAGACCATTGCCCAGTGGTGCAAGCTCTACTTCCTAAATTCCGGG ATTAGGGTTCCGGGAGATCGGAGTGAATGGGACTGGCCTGAAGGATTATCAGCAACTGCCGGTTTGGTGAAATCTAGTTTGTCTATGCCCAACATGTCCAATGACTTGTCTCATATGGTTTGTTCATCTGGAGGTTCAGCAAGTTCTCAACAGTCTTTAGATGGTGTTGCACTATCAAAGAACCTTTTTACAAACCAAAATTTAGTTGTTGGTGCTGTAGAAAATAAACAGCAAAGGAACATTCAGGATGGTAACACCATTTTTCTCAAGGGTTTTACTGGCACTCCACAGAGCAATTTGCATGGTATGGCTGACAACCTGATATTGGAGCGCCCTatttcaatgtcaaaattggTTGGTAGTGGACTGCAAGATGGTGGTCAGTCCGTTTCTGCTTACGTTGAATCcatgaaaaatggaaattcatccattATCTACCCTGCcatgaaaattggaaattcatCTATAACCGACCCCTCTTTAAAGGATCGAAGAATCATGGGTAAGGGGTCAAACTTTTGCAGAACTGTAAATGCGAAGGATGGTGCCTTCCGGGATGCTGCAATTTCAAATATTGAGCTGAGACTTGGTCAACCATACCAGTTGGGTCAAAGTTCAGGAAATTCAAATCCTCCGGCCGTAGGTCCACTGCTATTGGACACACTTGTAAATCCACTGAAGTCTCTCTTCCCTGAACAGATGATTCCTAACA cCAATTGCAGGGAAGAGATGGAATTTAGGCaatctctttatttttccgCTGTTCCATCGGCCAGCACAAAGAGTGATCACAAACAGTTAAACCGTGGAAATAATGCTTTTGTAATCGGTAATGCCATAGATGCTGCAAGAGTAGAGAAATCCACTAGCAACCTGGGCCAGGATTCTGTGATTTCATTTCTTACCAATCTCAATGCTCCACCTGAGGATAATACACGACCAAAAGCCAGTAAGTATATATGTAATGTTGGTGAGCATGCTATGCAAAATACACTACATTATGAACCTCAGTCTGCCAAGTATGGCATCGTAAATGTCCCCAGGAATGGAAGTAATAGTGTAGAAAGGCAATTGGACATGTCTCAGTTGGGTTCCTATAGACTGATTGACAAGGATAAAGGGGTGAGTTTTGTTACTGACGACTCTCACCTTTCaaaggatttagggtttagaaatcgCAAGGAGATGGAGATCTCAAGCTCTTTCAATGGATTGAGTGGAACCAGTGATCCTCGTTTCTTAACAGCACATAAAAATAGCTGCTACTCACACCAGTTGTCTGGTGTAGCACCTGATGGACCTGATTCCAGAAAATATTCCAATTTTCCTGACAAGGTTCTTTATTTTGGAAATAGAGGACAAGTTGGTCATGTTAACCATCGACCCTTGGCTTCATCAGTAGGATCTGGCCAAACTTTTCCATCACGGACAGTCTCGAAAGGTATTCCTCTTGTGAGTGCGTCAATCTCTGTATCAGATCAGACACCTGCTTTGTCTAGAGAAAATTTAATTGAAGTAAGCACTCAGTTGCCTGATGATAATTCACGATTGCTTGCACTGAGGGAAATAATGGAGTTATCGAAGCAACACCATGCATTGCCTTCCCTTCCCATGAACCGAGGGAAAGGGATATTTGATTGCTCTTCTTATATGCAGAATTCTCTTGTGGACACTTCAGCATCTGGGAAGCAAGAGCGAAAACTTAGTCTTACCAGTAAAAATGCTGTTTCTGAAGCTACCATTAAATCACACCAATCAGGTGCTAGCTGTAGGATTGGAAGTGATGAAGGTTTTACTTCCCTGACTG GTGTTAACACCTGCTGTCATTTCTCAACATTGAAACAAGGAAATGCATTACATTCTAAAGAAGTTGATCTGAAACATCAAATTTCCTTTGTTCCTCTATGTAATGAGCAACCTTCACTGAG AAGTGGGAAGAACATCATTGAGCCTAGCGAGCATGAAAGGTGCTGTCACAAAGTTCCCTATGGTTATTTTCGTGGAAGCTGCAGTTGTGCAGCCAGCATAAACTGTTTAGGAAGGGATTTTGAGTCAAGAGTTGGATGTTTTCCTGATGCCTTTAAGGAACAAATGGGAACAGTCAATGGTGAAGCCTCCATGATATTTGCTCCAAAATTTGCTAACAACCATATTGTTCCAAAGGATAAAACTACTTCCTTAGATCCCAGAGGACAGGTTAATGGGAAAATACCCAAGAACGTCTGTCATGCTTCACAGTGGAAAGATGTTCCAAGTAAGGTCAAAGGGGTTTCTGATGTGACACGTGTGGACCGTTTAGCTAATCTGTTTGATGCGAGAAGACGAGATAGAGAGCAGCTTGGAGATAACTATGTTAATCACTTCAATGGCACCGTGCAGATGGTGGACTCCTCGAAAGAGCATGAAATTTATAATACTTCTTCTGGAGGTTCTGCACCGGCTGTTACCCAGGCATCAATTGAGGTTAATAAGATGGACTCTTCAACTGTTGATGCTGGGGATATTGGATGCGTAAGCAATCTTGTTGTTGATGAAGGATCAGGCGTTGATAAATGCTGGTCATCAGATGATgcacttgaaagtgaaaagagTGCCGAGTTCCTTACCTCTACTGGTAATACCAGCTTGAGAAAAGGTGGCTCTTTTAAGaatttaaatcatcaatcatcCTGTAGTCTTCTTGACGAGCTTAAACTGTTAAATTCTTTAACATGGCTGAAAGGTCAAAATAAACTCCCAGCTGGGCTTGCCCTTCATGAAAAGAACGAATATCCCCAGAACTTTGAGAGAGGCTTGGAAGatgggaagaaaaagagagaaatgggTTCTGAGTCATATCCCACTTCAGGTCCTTATACAGTACACGAAGAAAACCCCGAATGTAATGACAACGCACAGTTCCCCTCCTGTCCATCAAAAAGTGTGAAGACGCTCTTTCCATTGAGGCAATCCATAACTCATACCTTTGGGACCTGTGTTACTCAGCCCAGTTCCAAACCCAGACTGCCTAAAACATGTTTGGCAAAGAAGCTTTCACGTAAAAGAGATCTCCGCAGACTGTATGATGACAATGATCGAGAGGTAAATGATGTTAACCAGACAGAACTAAATGGCGGAACTGACAATTGTGAAATTTCCAAAGTTTCTGGGGGAAATAAATGTAAAAGGGATTTCAGTTCTAATGGTTTTAGGCAGTTCCTGACACAAGAATCAGGTCATGAAGGTgctagaaaaagaaagcacaATTCTGTAGGTTTGAAATCATGTTCTAGTCAGCAGGTGAATATTTGTTATAGGAAGGCAAGACCGATAGTATGTGGAAAATATGGTGAACTAGCTAATGGAAATTTCGATGGAGACATGCCAAAACCAGCAAAAGTTGTTCCTCTCAGCAGGGTGCTGAATTCTGCCAGAAGGTGCACACTCCCAAAAAATTGTAATCCTAAATCAACTTCCATGAGAGAGTTGAAGAAGACAAGCCCCAATGGAGCTGTTGTATCCTCTGATGTATGCCATAATGATACAGGTTGTGGTAAAATAAATGATACTCCCATGGAAAAAGCGAAGAAAGAATGCTCCGTTGGAGATAAAAAAATTCGTAAAGAGTTGACCAAGTTGGAGCATTTGGGAGATGatcaaagtgaaaaagaatATAGTAAGCTAGGCGGTATTGCCCATGCTCAATTGAAGCTGAAGTCTAAGGAAATTCGCAAGCGCAGCATTTATGAGTTGACAGATAAAG GGAAGGATCCCAGCTTTGAAAGTTCTTCCTTTTCAAAGATTTCAAATTGTCTGCCAGCAAATAAAGAAGGGAGACTTCTAAAGACTGCTGAAGATAGTAAGCTTGGATTGTGCAAACTTAGTTCTGAAAG TTCTACTCTAGAGCACCAATGCCATTCTGATTTGGATTCAGATGCATTCTGCTGTGTTTGTGGTAGTTCAAACAAAGATGATATCAATAATTTACTGACGTGTAGTCAATGTTCTATCAAA GTGCATCAGGCTTGTTACGGTGTCTCAAAACTACCTAAAGGTCATTGGTGTTGCAGGCCATGCCGGACCAGTTCAAAAGATATT GTTTGCGTTCTATGTGGTTATGGTGGTGGTGCCATGACTCGAGCGCTCCGAAGTCGCACAGTTGTGAAAAGCCTTCTGAGAGCTTGGAATGCTGAAACAGAATGCATGGCCAAGAACAAGCTTTCTTCTGTTAAAACTTTGCAAAAAGACTCACGTGGGTTGCATTGCTCTGGCTATGGACATCAAGATAATTCTTCCTTCTTTGTGCTCCAACGGGAAAACGGTCAGCCCTTGGTCTCAGCTGTCTGTAAGAGGGGTATGTCCTACAAATTTGATGTCATGCATAACAGCATTACAGTGGGATTACTTGATTCAGCAACTAAGCAGTGGGTTCATATGGTTTGTGGGCTTTGGACTCCTGGAACACGATGCCCAAATGTTGACACTATGAGTGCTTTTGATGTCTCTGGTGCGCATCCTAGAGCAGATGGG gTTTGCTGTATATGTACGCGAGCAGGCGGTTCATGTATACAGTGCAGAGTTGCAAATTGTTCTGCTCAATTTCACCCTTGGTGTGCTCATCAGAAG GGTCTGTTGCAAAGTgaagttgaaggtgttgacaATGAAAATATTGGTTTTTATGGAATATGTGATCTTCATGCTATACACCCAATGTGTGAATCAAATCATGACCCTGTTAACACTGAAGCTGGTTGCATCGAGGAAGAAGAATTAACGTGCGCTAGAACTGAG GGTTACAAGGGCCGTAAACGTGATGGGTTCAGGCATAATTATTGTGATCAGTCAAAGGGCAATGGTGGGTGCCTTGTTCCTCAGGAGCAGTTAAATGCTTGGGTTCATATTAATGGGCAGAAATCATCCACTCAAGGGCTTCCAAAACTGCCAGTATCAGATATAGAGCATGATTGTCGG AAAGAATATGCACGCTATAAGCAGGCAAAGTTTTGGAAGCATCTTGTAGTGTACAAGTCTGGCATACATGCCCTTGGCCTTTACACGTCTCGGTTCATTTCCCGCAGTGAAATG GTTGTTGAGTATGTTGGAGAGATTGTGGGGCTACGTGTTGCCGataaaagggaaaatgaaTACCAATCTGGGAAAAAGCTTCAGTACAAGAGCGCTTGCTACTTCTTCAGGATAGATAAAGAGCATATTATTGATGCTACATGCAAAGGAGGGATTGCTCGTTTTGTCAATCATTCATGCGTG CCAAACTGCGTTGCCAAAGTGATATCTGTGAGGAATGAGAAGAAG GTGGTATTTTTCGCAGAGCGGGACATATTTCCTGGAGAAGAGATAACATATGACTACCATTTTAACCATGAGGATGAAGGTAAGAAGATTCcatgtttttgcaattcaaagAATTGCAGGCGCTACTTGAATTGA